A genome region from Flavobacterium sp. includes the following:
- a CDS encoding sigma-70 family RNA polymerase sigma factor produces the protein MRQLKITKQVTNRETASLDKYLQEIGKVDLITADEEVELAQRIKAGDQRALEKLTKANLRFVVSVAKQYQNQGLTLPDLINEGNLGLIKAAQRFDETRGFKFISYAVWWIRQSILQALAEQSRIVRLPLNKIGSINKINKMYALLEQSNERPPSAEEIAKELDMTVNDVKESMKNSGRHLSMDAPLVEGEDSNLYDVLRSGESPNPDRELIHESLRTEIERSLETLTPREADVVRLYFGLGDQHPMTLEEIGETFDLTRERVRQIKEKAIRRLKHTSRSKILKTYLG, from the coding sequence ATGAGACAACTTAAAATCACCAAGCAGGTAACCAATCGTGAAACTGCATCGTTAGATAAATATCTACAAGAAATCGGAAAAGTTGACCTGATTACCGCTGATGAAGAGGTAGAATTAGCACAAAGAATAAAGGCTGGTGATCAAAGAGCTTTAGAGAAATTAACAAAAGCCAACCTACGTTTCGTTGTATCGGTTGCTAAACAATATCAAAATCAAGGTTTAACTCTTCCTGATTTAATTAATGAAGGAAACTTAGGTCTTATCAAAGCTGCTCAGCGTTTTGATGAAACTCGTGGTTTTAAATTCATTTCTTATGCTGTATGGTGGATTCGTCAATCGATCCTTCAGGCTCTTGCAGAACAATCACGTATTGTTCGTTTACCATTAAACAAAATTGGTTCTATCAATAAAATCAACAAAATGTATGCTTTATTAGAGCAGTCTAATGAGCGTCCGCCTTCTGCTGAGGAAATTGCAAAAGAACTAGACATGACTGTAAATGACGTAAAAGAGTCTATGAAAAACTCTGGCCGTCACTTATCAATGGATGCACCTCTTGTTGAAGGTGAAGATTCTAACCTTTATGACGTATTACGTTCTGGAGAATCTCCAAACCCAGACAGAGAGTTAATTCACGAATCATTACGTACTGAAATCGAGCGTTCATTAGAAACATTAACGCCAAGAGAGGCAGATGTTGTACGTTTGTATTTTGGTCTTGGCGATCAGCACCCAATGACTTTAGAAGAAATTGGAGAAACTTTCGACTTAACTCGTGAGCGTGTTCGTCAGATTAAAGAAAAAGCAATCCGTAGATTGAAACACACTTCTAGAAGTAAAATCCTTAAAACTTATTTAGGATAA
- a CDS encoding DUF4249 domain-containing protein, which translates to MLTNTYEEAIVVEASLTNELKNQQIKITKTSRFEDTSIKVETGAEVIVKDDQNNSYLFEEKSGVYVSQTIFQILSGRQYTLTIKTKDGNVYESSHETLTTVSPIQSVVPSVVTNKDNQTGIQINVNSYDPTRTSKYYRFEYEESYKIIAPRWSLSKLIVTGPQSVELIPNPSNTRTCYTTKNSTDIILLNTNDLNEDRVNLPIRFIEENNYIIGHRYSILVKQYVENLAAYNFHKTMRDIASSASVLSPKQPGVLSGNIKCISDSNVKVIGYFDVATVSEQRIFFNYTDLFPGRPSPYFNTCEDIPFKFCFDGEDCNAESMIYNVERNFMTYFSNAGSSYILVDAVCGDCTSFSSNVKPSFWID; encoded by the coding sequence TTGCTAACAAACACATATGAAGAGGCTATCGTTGTAGAAGCATCTTTAACCAATGAACTTAAAAACCAGCAAATTAAAATAACGAAAACTTCTCGGTTTGAAGACACCTCAATAAAGGTTGAGACAGGAGCAGAAGTAATCGTTAAAGACGATCAAAATAACTCATACTTATTTGAAGAAAAATCCGGTGTTTATGTCTCACAAACTATATTTCAAATTTTATCAGGCAGACAATATACTTTAACAATTAAAACTAAAGACGGGAATGTATATGAATCTAGTCATGAAACACTGACAACCGTAAGTCCAATTCAAAGCGTCGTACCATCAGTTGTAACAAATAAGGACAATCAGACTGGGATTCAAATTAATGTTAACAGTTATGATCCTACCAGAACTTCAAAATATTATCGTTTTGAATATGAAGAAAGCTATAAAATTATAGCTCCAAGATGGTCATTATCTAAATTAATAGTTACTGGTCCACAATCTGTAGAACTAATTCCTAACCCTTCCAATACCAGAACTTGTTATACAACTAAAAACTCAACAGATATTATTTTATTAAATACAAATGATCTAAACGAAGATCGAGTAAATCTCCCAATTCGTTTTATTGAAGAAAATAATTATATCATCGGTCATCGATACAGCATTTTAGTTAAACAATATGTTGAAAATTTAGCTGCTTACAATTTTCATAAAACAATGAGAGATATAGCCAGTTCTGCAAGTGTTCTATCTCCTAAACAACCAGGAGTACTTTCTGGAAATATAAAATGTATTAGTGATTCTAACGTAAAAGTTATTGGATATTTTGATGTGGCAACAGTTTCAGAACAAAGAATATTTTTTAATTATACTGATTTATTTCCCGGAAGACCATCTCCATATTTTAATACTTGTGAAGATATTCCTTTTAAATTTTGTTTTGACGGAGAAGATTGTAATGCAGAATCTATGATCTATAATGTTGAAAGAAACTTTATGACTTATTTTTCTAATGCCGGATCAAGTTATATCCTAGTAGACGCCGTATGCGGAGACTGTACATCATTTTCATCTAACGTAAAACCTTCATTTTGGATAGACTAA
- a CDS encoding DUF4249 domain-containing protein — protein sequence MKNFKLHSILLLLSAFILNGCTEAYPLLTNTYEEALVVETTITNELKNQEIKLTKTARFEDEKYLPETGAEVYITDNSGNRYDFEDQSDKYVSTVAFQAVPGIQYQLHINTKDGRSFVSSPEVLSTVTPMESVKAAVEKDKEDKRGVGIRVNSFDPTNKSHYYRYEYEETYKVVAPKWVRTKAVINANGALTFIDNDPNTRICYGNKKSTDLLLLSTNDLKEDRVDYLIRFISDQDYIITTRYSILVTQYVESLAAFNYYRTLKKISGSASLLSPTQPGIVLGNIKSVKNPSDKVIGYFDVASISIERIYFNYDDLFLGEAPPPFYTDCQEFCYADYPFSPDPCTHSPPFTDDVMLGIVNYYLNGRFYYWVYAPCGDCTTIASNVKPVFWVD from the coding sequence ATGAAAAATTTTAAACTACATAGTATTCTCCTTCTCTTATCAGCTTTTATTTTAAATGGCTGCACAGAAGCATATCCATTATTGACGAATACTTACGAAGAAGCATTGGTTGTTGAAACTACAATAACGAACGAACTAAAAAATCAGGAAATAAAACTTACCAAGACGGCTAGATTCGAAGATGAAAAATATCTTCCTGAAACCGGCGCCGAAGTTTATATAACTGATAACTCTGGAAACAGATATGATTTTGAAGATCAGTCAGACAAATATGTTTCGACTGTTGCTTTTCAAGCCGTACCCGGAATTCAGTACCAACTGCACATTAACACAAAAGATGGCAGATCTTTTGTGTCATCACCAGAAGTACTTTCTACTGTAACCCCAATGGAAAGTGTTAAAGCTGCTGTAGAAAAAGACAAAGAGGATAAAAGAGGAGTTGGCATTAGGGTCAATAGCTTTGATCCTACCAATAAATCGCATTATTACAGATACGAGTATGAGGAAACCTATAAAGTTGTAGCACCAAAATGGGTTCGTACCAAAGCAGTCATCAATGCAAATGGGGCATTAACTTTTATCGACAATGATCCTAATACAAGAATTTGTTATGGAAATAAAAAAAGCACAGACCTGCTTTTATTAAGTACGAACGATTTAAAAGAAGATCGTGTTGATTATTTAATTCGCTTTATAAGCGATCAGGATTACATTATTACAACCCGATACAGTATATTGGTAACGCAGTATGTAGAAAGTTTAGCTGCATTTAATTATTATAGAACACTAAAAAAAATATCCGGAAGTGCGAGTCTTTTATCTCCAACACAACCCGGAATTGTATTAGGTAATATCAAATCTGTAAAAAATCCAAGTGATAAAGTAATCGGATATTTTGATGTGGCCTCAATATCAATCGAGAGAATATATTTTAATTATGATGATCTATTTCTAGGTGAAGCTCCTCCTCCATTTTATACAGATTGTCAGGAATTTTGCTACGCTGATTATCCTTTTAGTCCAGATCCATGTACACATTCTCCTCCTTTTACAGATGATGTAATGCTAGGCATTGTTAACTATTATTTAAATGGTCGATTTTATTATTGGGTGTATGCACCATGTGGAGATTGTACTACAATAGCATCAAATGTAAAACCAGTGTTTTGGGTAGATTAA
- a CDS encoding TonB-dependent receptor, whose protein sequence is MKKILLAFIILFSFQLSFAQNSNEKLSITFKDETLENALKRIETATSYKFYFDPTWINSNKELISGVYTDAKIDDVLNSILSKTDLNYIVLKNKVILTLNSTIHDTLPSNYFTDAPAETNQNNGNDGTDNPVFYQQYDSLNSYSVTKKAAIVFIGKENKDNIKKTYTVTGSVKNEETGKAEPNIYIRVRGKNINTSSDLDGNYSLQLPRGINVIEVKSLSHKEVVRTLMVYDDGKFDIGINEKSNQLDEVVIKKKGQKTTETTVSGLVSIDIEGIKNVPLILGERDILKVATTFPGIKTTGEGSAGFNVRGGKDDQNLILLDNAVLYNPQHFLGFFSAINPYTAKKADIYKGSIPADFGGRLSSVFDITTKNGNPEKFSGEGAIGPITSNLTLSMPIEKNKSSIIFGGRATYSDWILKSLDDKNLKNSQAGFYDGILKYNNQINANNNLEATAYYSHDRFSLSSDSIYKYSNRLASLKWDHTFSKKSKAALIFTNSEYKFNIDYDSDDINAFDFGYKVNESQLQLKLNYQLNPKHTLSYGIASKLYNISPGYQHPKKPEATLISTDIEKERALESAVYLADSYKFSDKLLVDLGLRYSFYASLGEADVNSYQPGLPLSDETVTGTTHYNKNEVIKTYGGLEPRLAARYFITEDFSIKAGYDVTRQYIHLLSSNVTQSPTDTWKLSDSNVKPQTAQQVSLGLFKTLNDEEYEVSLEGYYKKSKNILDYKVGAQLLLNQNVETELLQGEGKAYGVELLLKKSTGRLNGWIGYTYSRSFIKLDSQFSSEIVNNGNYFPANFDKPHDLSAILNYRFTKRYSLSSNFLYQTGRPITYPIGKFQYGNSEYTLYSDRNAYRIPDYIRLDIGLNIEGNHKIKKLAHSFWNISIYNVLGRNNPYSIYFVTDQNGKVKGYKTSIFSIPVPSITYNFKF, encoded by the coding sequence ATGAAAAAAATTTTACTCGCCTTTATTATTTTATTCTCATTTCAATTGTCTTTTGCACAAAATTCCAATGAGAAATTATCAATTACATTTAAAGATGAAACTTTAGAAAATGCCCTAAAACGCATTGAAACTGCAACATCCTATAAGTTTTATTTTGATCCAACTTGGATTAATTCGAATAAAGAATTAATTTCAGGAGTTTATACTGATGCTAAAATCGACGATGTTCTTAATTCGATTTTGAGCAAAACTGATTTGAATTATATTGTTTTAAAAAACAAAGTAATTCTAACACTTAACAGTACAATTCACGATACGCTTCCATCAAATTATTTTACTGATGCCCCGGCAGAAACCAATCAAAATAACGGAAATGATGGTACAGATAATCCTGTATTTTATCAGCAGTATGATTCGCTAAATAGTTATAGCGTAACCAAAAAAGCTGCAATTGTTTTTATTGGTAAAGAAAACAAAGACAACATCAAAAAAACGTATACAGTTACTGGTTCTGTAAAAAATGAAGAAACCGGAAAAGCTGAACCTAATATTTACATTAGAGTAAGAGGAAAAAACATTAATACCTCTAGTGATCTTGACGGAAATTACAGTTTACAGCTTCCGAGAGGAATAAATGTTATCGAAGTAAAATCATTAAGCCACAAAGAAGTAGTGAGAACTTTAATGGTTTATGACGATGGAAAATTCGACATTGGAATTAATGAAAAATCAAATCAATTAGACGAGGTTGTAATTAAAAAGAAAGGACAAAAAACAACAGAAACAACCGTTTCAGGATTAGTTTCAATTGATATTGAAGGAATTAAAAACGTTCCGTTGATTCTTGGAGAAAGAGATATCCTTAAAGTTGCAACCACATTTCCTGGTATTAAAACCACAGGAGAAGGATCGGCAGGATTTAACGTGCGAGGTGGAAAAGACGACCAAAACCTTATACTTTTAGACAATGCGGTTTTGTATAATCCGCAGCATTTTTTAGGTTTTTTCTCGGCTATAAACCCTTATACAGCAAAGAAAGCAGATATTTACAAAGGAAGTATTCCGGCAGATTTTGGAGGAAGATTATCATCTGTATTTGACATTACGACAAAAAACGGAAATCCTGAAAAATTCTCTGGTGAAGGAGCAATTGGGCCAATTACTTCGAACCTTACATTGAGTATGCCAATCGAAAAAAATAAATCAAGTATTATTTTTGGAGGCCGTGCTACCTATTCTGATTGGATTTTAAAATCTCTGGATGATAAAAATTTAAAAAACAGTCAAGCTGGATTTTATGATGGAATTTTAAAATACAACAATCAAATTAATGCTAATAACAATCTTGAAGCTACAGCTTATTACAGCCATGACCGTTTTAGTTTAAGTTCAGATTCAATTTATAAATACAGCAACAGACTTGCTTCTTTAAAATGGGATCATACTTTTAGCAAAAAAAGCAAAGCGGCATTAATTTTTACAAACAGTGAGTACAAGTTTAATATCGATTATGATTCAGATGATATTAATGCATTTGATTTTGGATATAAAGTAAATGAGTCTCAACTTCAGTTAAAACTGAATTACCAATTAAATCCAAAACATACTTTATCTTACGGTATTGCAAGCAAATTATATAACATTTCACCAGGTTATCAGCATCCAAAAAAACCGGAAGCTACTTTAATATCTACAGACATAGAGAAAGAAAGGGCGCTAGAATCTGCTGTTTATCTGGCTGATAGCTATAAATTTAGTGATAAATTATTAGTTGATTTGGGATTAAGATATTCGTTTTATGCGTCTTTAGGAGAAGCTGATGTGAATTCTTATCAACCCGGTCTGCCTTTAAGTGACGAAACGGTAACAGGAACTACTCATTATAACAAAAATGAGGTTATAAAAACGTACGGCGGACTTGAGCCTCGTTTAGCTGCACGTTATTTTATTACTGAAGATTTTTCTATCAAAGCAGGATATGATGTAACTCGTCAATATATTCACCTTTTATCAAGCAACGTTACACAATCTCCAACTGATACCTGGAAATTGTCTGATTCTAATGTAAAACCACAAACGGCACAACAAGTTTCTTTAGGTCTTTTTAAAACATTAAACGACGAAGAATACGAAGTAAGTCTTGAAGGATACTACAAAAAATCAAAAAACATTTTGGATTACAAAGTTGGAGCACAGCTTTTATTGAACCAAAATGTAGAAACGGAATTATTACAAGGCGAAGGAAAGGCTTATGGAGTTGAGTTATTATTAAAGAAATCTACCGGAAGATTAAACGGATGGATTGGTTATACGTATTCACGTTCATTTATTAAATTGGATAGCCAGTTTAGTTCAGAAATTGTAAATAATGGAAACTATTTTCCTGCAAATTTTGACAAGCCTCACGATTTAAGTGCTATTTTAAATTATAGATTTACAAAACGTTATAGTTTATCTTCTAATTTCTTATACCAAACAGGAAGACCAATTACGTATCCTATTGGTAAGTTCCAATATGGAAATTCAGAATACACTCTATATAGTGATAGAAATGCTTACAGAATTCCAGATTATATTCGTTTAGATATAGGTCTTAACATCGAAGGTAATCACAAAATCAAAAAGTTAGCGCATAGTTTCTGGAACATTTCAATTTATAATGTTTTAGGAAGAAACAATCCATACTCAATTTATTTTGTGACAGATCAAAACGGAAAAGTAAAAGGATATAAAACGTCTATTTTCTCAATTCCGGTACCAAGTATTACTTATAATTTTAAATTCTAA
- a CDS encoding response regulator transcription factor, whose product MDNINVLIIEDTQEQSDALVKVLTDHNYNIAGVAVNYTDALKLFYEKPVDVIIIDVFLDGKPDGITFAESINIIPHASKPFVFLTSSQDRQIFERAKLTKPFSFLMKPFNELEILYAIEMAVEKFYEQTNVFLSEEQNTVISNDSLFIKKKNSLKKVNLEDILYIEVEERYCNIITEKEKFVILISLTKISDLLDKNKFIKTHRNTIVNTEKIEEIILADNLIILKGNHKINLSDTYKDFIKKMNILS is encoded by the coding sequence ATGGATAATATTAATGTATTAATTATAGAAGATACTCAGGAACAAAGTGATGCACTGGTAAAAGTATTAACAGACCACAATTATAACATTGCGGGTGTTGCTGTTAATTATACTGATGCGTTAAAACTTTTTTATGAAAAACCTGTTGATGTAATTATTATCGATGTTTTTCTGGATGGAAAACCAGACGGTATAACCTTTGCAGAATCTATTAATATAATTCCGCATGCATCGAAACCTTTTGTGTTTTTAACAAGTTCTCAGGATAGACAGATTTTTGAAAGAGCAAAACTTACAAAACCTTTCAGTTTTTTAATGAAGCCTTTCAACGAACTTGAAATTTTATATGCTATAGAAATGGCTGTCGAGAAGTTTTATGAGCAGACAAATGTTTTTTTGAGCGAAGAACAAAATACCGTCATCAGCAACGATTCTTTGTTTATAAAGAAGAAAAATTCCTTAAAAAAAGTAAATCTCGAAGACATTCTATACATTGAAGTTGAAGAGCGTTACTGCAATATTATTACTGAAAAAGAAAAATTTGTAATTCTAATTTCACTAACCAAAATAAGTGATCTTCTGGATAAAAATAAGTTCATAAAAACACATCGTAACACCATTGTAAATACCGAAAAGATTGAAGAAATTATCCTGGCGGATAATCTTATTATCCTTAAAGGAAATCACAAAATAAATTTAAGCGACACTTATAAAGATTTCATAAAAAAGATGAATATTTTATCATAG